A DNA window from Camelina sativa cultivar DH55 chromosome 17, Cs, whole genome shotgun sequence contains the following coding sequences:
- the LOC104755630 gene encoding putative F-box protein At1g12855, producing MPTPRLAFAKATMCDYKLVWLYNSDAGRLSERFTECEVFDFRANAWRYLDCTPTYRIFDDQSPVSTNGSVYWLTERYNGETKVIVFDLQTETFRLLPSNPASRSHPDHIDLCILDNRLCMSKRKRRTMIQEIWSLQLSSSEETWIKIYTIDLRSCSSSWSVSGRVYSTWTRKHVIRPCTPVAILKNKEILLTHRYGEGLVKYDPQTNSYSLMYNHLFYRGVPYFQSLVSHI from the coding sequence ATGCCTACCCCTAGACTAGCGTTCGCAAAGGCCACAATGTGTGATTATAAATTGGTGTGGCTATACAATTCTGACGCCGGGAGGTTGAGCGAAAGATTTACCGAGTGCGAGGTCTTCGATTTTAGGGCAAACGCTTGGAGATACTTGGATTGCACGCCAACTTACAGGATATTTGACGACCAATCACCAGTGTCCACGAACGGATCAGTTTATTGGCTCACAGAACGATACAATGGCGAGACCAAAGTTATAGTTTTTGATCTTCAAACTGAAACTTTTCGATTGCTTCCTAGTAATCCAGCTTCTCGTTCACATCCAGACCATATCGACCTGTGCATTTTGGATAATCGTCTGTGCATGTCCAAGAGAAAGCGCCGTACAATGATCCAAGAGATTTGGAGCTTGCAattatcatcatcagaagagaCATGGATAAAGATTTATACTATAGATCTTCgatcttgttcttcatcatggTCTGTATCTGGAAGGGTTTATTCTACTTGGACCCGAAAGCATGTGATTCGGCCATGCACACCGGTGGCGATATTGAAGAACAAGGAGATCCTACTCACACATCGTTATGGTGAAGGTCTGGTGAAGTATGATCCACAAACAAATTCGTACTCTCTAATGTACAATCATCTATTTTATAGAGGTGTTCCTTATTTCCAGAGTTTAGTATCTCATATCTAA